A window of Streptomyces marispadix contains these coding sequences:
- a CDS encoding zinc-binding dehydrogenase, with protein MFAAYAARIDKEQPLDGLELGDRPEPAVPDHWTSIEVKAASLNHHDLWSLRGVGLGEDSLPMILGCDAAGVDADGNEVVLHSVIGATGHGVGPREQRTLLTEKYQGTFAERVAVPSWNVLPKPKQLSFEEAACLPTAWLTAYRMLFTNAGVRPGDSVLVQGAGGGVATAAIVLGAAAGLRVFATSRSEDKRKRAVELGAEAAVESGARLPQRVDAVLETVGAATWSHSLKSLKPGGTVVISGATSGPNPPATELNRVFFLELKVVGSTMGSKEELASLLDFCATKGVRPVIDSTLPLDRAREGFAKMAEGELFGKIVLTV; from the coding sequence ATGTTTGCTGCATACGCCGCGCGCATCGACAAGGAACAGCCGCTCGACGGGCTGGAGCTGGGCGACCGCCCGGAGCCGGCCGTTCCGGACCACTGGACGTCCATCGAGGTCAAGGCGGCGTCGCTCAACCACCACGACCTGTGGTCGCTGCGGGGCGTCGGCCTGGGCGAGGACTCGCTCCCGATGATCCTCGGCTGCGACGCCGCCGGAGTCGACGCCGACGGCAACGAGGTGGTGCTCCACTCCGTCATCGGCGCCACCGGTCACGGCGTCGGCCCGCGCGAGCAGCGGACCCTGCTGACGGAGAAGTACCAGGGCACCTTCGCCGAGCGCGTGGCCGTACCGAGCTGGAACGTACTGCCGAAGCCGAAGCAGCTCTCCTTCGAGGAGGCCGCCTGCCTGCCCACGGCCTGGCTGACCGCGTACCGCATGCTCTTCACCAACGCGGGCGTACGGCCAGGCGACAGCGTGCTGGTGCAGGGAGCGGGCGGCGGTGTCGCGACCGCCGCGATCGTGCTCGGTGCCGCCGCCGGACTGCGGGTCTTCGCCACCAGCCGCAGCGAGGACAAGCGCAAGCGCGCCGTCGAACTCGGCGCCGAGGCCGCCGTGGAGAGCGGGGCCCGGCTGCCGCAGCGCGTCGACGCCGTACTGGAGACCGTCGGCGCGGCCACCTGGTCGCACTCGCTGAAGTCGCTGAAGCCGGGCGGCACCGTCGTCATCTCGGGAGCCACCAGCGGCCCCAACCCGCCCGCCACGGAGCTCAACCGGGTCTTCTTCCTCGAACTCAAGGTCGTCGGCTCGACGATGGGCAGCAAGGAGGAACTCGCCTCCCTGCTGGACTTCTGCGCCACCAAGGGCGTCCGCCCCGTCATCGACTCGACGCTGCCGCTGGACCGGGCCCGCGAGGGCTTCGCGAAGATGGCGGAGGGCGAACTCTTCGGCAAGATCGTCCTTACGGTCTGA
- a CDS encoding Uma2 family endonuclease, which produces MAAPERESEVAADDGTGSSVEHAFDAYNAASPEGWRVELIEGEIHVVPPANGEHEEIVSEVSGQVRDHRREFGRYTGLGLFVPDASPTGKVVPDLVIAPKGSFGDDAEYHDPAPVLLVGEVTFRSTAQQDRGPKLRGYARAGIPCYLLIDREVGEVVVFSEPSGASYTRRVEAKLSKTIELPEPLGFELDTGEF; this is translated from the coding sequence ATGGCAGCCCCTGAGCGTGAGTCCGAAGTGGCAGCCGACGACGGCACCGGGTCATCGGTGGAGCACGCCTTCGACGCGTACAACGCGGCGTCCCCCGAGGGATGGCGCGTGGAGTTGATCGAGGGAGAGATCCACGTGGTGCCACCGGCCAACGGCGAGCACGAAGAGATCGTGTCCGAGGTGAGCGGGCAGGTCCGCGACCATCGCAGGGAATTCGGCCGTTACACCGGGCTCGGCCTGTTCGTGCCCGACGCGTCCCCCACAGGCAAGGTCGTGCCGGATCTCGTCATCGCGCCGAAGGGCAGCTTCGGCGACGACGCCGAGTACCACGACCCCGCGCCCGTGCTGCTCGTCGGCGAGGTGACCTTCCGGTCCACCGCCCAGCAGGACCGCGGGCCGAAGCTGCGCGGCTATGCCCGTGCGGGCATCCCCTGCTATCTGCTGATCGACCGCGAGGTCGGCGAGGTCGTGGTCTTCTCGGAGCCCTCCGGCGCCTCGTACACGCGCAGGGTCGAGGCGAAGCTGTCGAAGACGATCGAGCTGCCCGAGCCGCTCGGATTCGAGCTGGACACGGGGGAGTTCTGA
- a CDS encoding PadR family transcriptional regulator, giving the protein MPPVFAHGRLRLYLLKLLDEAPRHGYEVIRLLEERFQGLYAPSAGTVYPRLAKLEAEGLVSHTTEGGGRKVYSITEAGRAELADREDELAELEVEISASLTALAADIREDVSGSARDLRREMREQARRTRTDNGGWAAHGWPGPAEKEAWQQAKEEMKRAKEEWKEQARRAKRETQQAKRQVKEAQARAAAVEEVQRIARQVQDQVQSRAKSGDWPGAVREGMSQLAREMGNLDRITDHTTAWFPYARHEGPMSGESERPDWAREKDAPSDDPARDLERLLDHFRDDVRDAARDHGVTEGQLSEARRRLSATAEHLVALLRAGEGHADGD; this is encoded by the coding sequence ATGCCCCCCGTCTTCGCACACGGCCGCCTCCGCCTCTATCTGCTCAAGCTGCTCGACGAGGCACCCCGCCACGGCTACGAGGTGATCCGCCTGCTGGAGGAGCGCTTCCAGGGCCTCTACGCACCGTCCGCCGGCACCGTCTACCCGCGTCTGGCAAAGCTGGAGGCCGAGGGCCTCGTCAGCCACACCACCGAGGGAGGCGGCCGCAAGGTCTACTCGATCACGGAGGCGGGACGCGCCGAACTGGCCGACCGCGAGGACGAGTTGGCGGAGCTTGAGGTCGAGATCAGCGCCTCGCTGACGGCGCTGGCCGCCGACATCCGCGAGGACGTCAGCGGCTCCGCACGCGATCTGCGGCGCGAGATGCGCGAACAGGCCCGCCGCACCCGTACGGACAACGGCGGCTGGGCGGCGCACGGCTGGCCGGGCCCCGCCGAGAAGGAGGCGTGGCAGCAGGCCAAGGAGGAGATGAAGCGCGCCAAGGAGGAGTGGAAGGAGCAGGCGCGCCGCGCCAAGCGGGAGACCCAGCAGGCCAAGCGCCAGGTCAAGGAGGCCCAGGCACGCGCCGCCGCGGTCGAGGAGGTGCAGCGCATCGCCCGTCAGGTCCAGGACCAGGTCCAGTCACGGGCGAAGTCCGGCGACTGGCCCGGCGCCGTCCGCGAGGGCATGTCCCAACTGGCCCGCGAAATGGGCAACTTGGACCGCATTACGGACCACACCACCGCGTGGTTCCCCTATGCGCGCCATGAGGGCCCCATGAGCGGCGAGAGCGAACGCCCCGACTGGGCGCGGGAGAAGGACGCACCGAGCGACGACCCGGCCCGTGATCTGGAGCGGCTGCTGGACCACTTCCGCGACGACGTACGGGACGCGGCACGCGACCACGGCGTGACCGAAGGCCAACTGAGCGAGGCACGCCGCCGTCTCTCCGCCACGGCGGAACATCTGGTCGCCCTGCTGCGTGCGGGAGAGGGGCACGCGGACGGCGACTGA
- a CDS encoding DUF4097 family beta strand repeat-containing protein, translating to MPAERSSWSISEPRTLDIDDRVESLQVRIVGGSVNVVGSSEPGARIEIGEVKGPPLMVTVEDGSLVIAYEDVPWKGFLKWLDRKGWNRHVVVSVSVPSQVRLSVGVVGASAFVSGTTGRTDVRGVSGDTTLVGIDGPVRAETVSGNVETQGLSGRIGFNSVSGDLTVIDGRSSVKADTVSGSMILDLDTGGGTETDIALGTVSGEVALRLADPVDATVDASTASGAVSSAFDELKVQGEWGAKKVTGTLGTGSGRLRANSVSGSIALLRRAAPLHDDDLLLSKDA from the coding sequence GTGCCCGCCGAACGCTCCTCGTGGTCGATCTCCGAACCACGCACCCTCGACATCGACGACCGCGTCGAATCGCTCCAGGTACGCATCGTGGGCGGCAGCGTCAACGTAGTCGGCTCCTCCGAGCCCGGAGCACGCATCGAGATCGGCGAGGTGAAGGGGCCGCCCCTCATGGTCACGGTCGAGGACGGCTCGCTGGTGATCGCCTACGAGGACGTCCCCTGGAAGGGCTTCCTCAAGTGGCTCGACCGCAAGGGCTGGAACCGGCACGTGGTGGTGTCGGTCTCGGTGCCCTCGCAGGTGCGCCTCTCGGTCGGCGTCGTAGGGGCAAGCGCCTTCGTCTCCGGCACCACGGGACGTACGGACGTACGCGGAGTCAGCGGAGACACGACACTCGTGGGCATCGACGGCCCGGTACGCGCCGAGACCGTCTCCGGCAACGTCGAGACGCAGGGCCTCTCGGGCCGCATCGGCTTCAACTCCGTCTCCGGCGACCTGACCGTCATCGACGGCCGCTCGTCGGTGAAGGCCGACACGGTCAGCGGCTCGATGATCCTCGACCTCGACACGGGCGGCGGCACGGAGACGGACATCGCCCTCGGCACGGTCTCCGGCGAGGTCGCCCTGCGCCTCGCGGACCCCGTCGACGCCACGGTGGACGCGAGCACCGCGAGCGGCGCCGTCTCCAGCGCCTTCGACGAACTGAAGGTCCAGGGAGAGTGGGGCGCGAAGAAGGTCACGGGCACGCTCGGCACCGGCAGCGGCCGGCTGCGGGCGAACAGCGTCTCGGGCTCGATCGCCCTCCTGCGGCGCGCGGCCCCCCTCCACGACGACGACCTCCTCCTCAGCAAGGACGCCTGA
- a CDS encoding thiamine pyrophosphate-dependent enzyme — protein sequence MRRPLPRTGGRILVDQLVAHGVEEVYGVPGESYLDVLDALYDAPIRMVVCRQEGGAAYMAEASGKLTGRPGVCFTTRGPGAANALVALHTAHQDATPLVLFVGLVPRGHTGRAAFQEFDLRGTFGAHAKLVETADDAARLPEITARAFAAAASGRPGPVVVGLPEDMLTDSAAVVDARPLPVPEGAVSTGESSELEALLTDARRPLVILGGSRWTDAARADVRQWAEAWSLPVAVDFRCQDLMPEDSECFAGHLGYGRSDALARRVASADLLICVGAAPGEVGTDGFSLLEASDHSEGPGRDGGHAGDGEAAGDGDAAGDGDATGTSRAAEVPAGAPHMARRIVHVLPESQPPGVWHRADLSLLAAPAAFGRAVATLKPAAAVPWAEDTRAAHAAHLAYRRPLHDPELLDLGAVFAALDARLDPDSVVTFGAGNYALWAQRFLTYRDGMRQLAPRNGSMGYSVPAGVAAAVACPGRQVVTLAGDGCFLMNGQELATAVAHEAAPLILVVDNGTYGTIRKHQELAHPGRVSGTDLLNPDFAAYARAFGAHGETVTATEEFAPALERALANCRSGRAALISLRPAEGRLAPGMTVGSLRQQAYGGDGGPAV from the coding sequence ATGAGGCGTCCACTGCCGCGCACCGGCGGGCGGATACTCGTCGACCAGCTGGTGGCGCACGGAGTCGAGGAGGTCTACGGCGTTCCGGGCGAGAGCTATCTCGACGTGCTGGACGCGCTCTACGACGCTCCCATACGCATGGTCGTGTGCCGTCAGGAGGGCGGCGCCGCCTATATGGCGGAGGCGTCCGGCAAGCTCACCGGGCGCCCCGGCGTCTGCTTCACCACGCGGGGCCCCGGCGCGGCCAACGCGCTGGTCGCGCTGCACACCGCGCACCAGGACGCGACGCCGCTGGTGCTCTTCGTAGGGCTGGTGCCGCGTGGCCACACCGGCCGGGCGGCGTTCCAGGAGTTCGATCTGCGCGGCACGTTCGGCGCGCACGCCAAGCTCGTGGAGACCGCGGACGACGCGGCCAGGCTGCCGGAGATCACCGCCCGCGCCTTCGCCGCCGCCGCCTCGGGGCGTCCCGGTCCGGTGGTGGTCGGGCTGCCCGAGGACATGCTCACCGACAGCGCGGCCGTCGTGGACGCCCGTCCGCTCCCGGTGCCCGAAGGCGCCGTCTCCACGGGCGAGTCGAGCGAACTCGAAGCGCTGCTGACGGACGCGCGGCGCCCGCTGGTGATCCTCGGCGGCAGCCGCTGGACGGACGCGGCACGAGCGGACGTACGCCAGTGGGCCGAGGCATGGTCGCTGCCGGTGGCCGTCGACTTCCGCTGCCAGGACCTGATGCCCGAGGACAGCGAATGCTTCGCCGGGCACCTGGGCTATGGGCGTTCCGACGCCCTGGCCCGGCGGGTGGCCTCGGCGGATCTGCTGATCTGTGTGGGGGCCGCGCCCGGGGAGGTGGGTACGGACGGGTTCTCGCTGCTGGAGGCCTCGGACCACTCGGAGGGCCCGGGCCGTGACGGAGGCCATGCCGGGGACGGCGAGGCTGCCGGGGACGGTGACGCTGCCGGGGACGGTGACGCGACCGGCACGTCCCGCGCGGCCGAAGTCCCGGCAGGCGCCCCGCACATGGCCCGCCGCATCGTCCATGTGCTCCCCGAATCGCAGCCGCCCGGCGTCTGGCACCGTGCCGACCTCTCGCTGCTCGCCGCGCCCGCCGCCTTCGGCAGGGCAGTCGCGACTCTCAAGCCGGCGGCGGCGGTTCCGTGGGCGGAGGACACCCGCGCGGCCCACGCCGCCCACCTCGCCTACCGCAGGCCGCTGCACGATCCCGAACTCCTCGACCTCGGCGCGGTGTTCGCCGCCCTCGACGCCCGGCTGGACCCGGACTCCGTCGTCACCTTCGGCGCGGGCAACTACGCCCTCTGGGCGCAGCGTTTCCTCACATACCGCGACGGCATGCGCCAACTCGCGCCGCGTAACGGGTCGATGGGCTACAGCGTCCCGGCCGGGGTCGCCGCCGCCGTCGCCTGCCCCGGGCGCCAGGTCGTCACGCTGGCGGGCGACGGCTGCTTCCTGATGAACGGACAGGAGCTGGCCACCGCCGTCGCACACGAGGCCGCGCCCCTGATACTCGTCGTCGACAACGGCACCTACGGCACCATCCGTAAGCACCAGGAACTCGCCCACCCCGGCCGCGTCAGCGGCACCGACCTGCTCAACCCGGACTTCGCCGCCTACGCCCGTGCCTTCGGCGCCCACGGCGAAACGGTCACGGCCACCGAGGAGTTCGCGCCCGCACTGGAGCGTGCGCTCGCCAACTGCCGCTCCGGCAGGGCCGCGTTGATCTCGCTGCGTCCCGCCGAGGGCCGGCTGGCCCCGGGCATGACGGTCGGTTCGCTGCGGCAGCAGGCATACGGAGGTGACGGCGGCCCGGCGGTCTAG